From Paenibacillus physcomitrellae, the proteins below share one genomic window:
- a CDS encoding tetrahydrofolate dehydrogenase/cyclohydrolase catalytic domain-containing protein, with protein sequence MISRIKKLNNDPCMHGILLRHPVPDHIDERAAFDAINTGKDVDGITTITNQIPD encoded by the coding sequence TTGATATCCCGTATCAAGAAGCTAAACAACGATCCCTGCATGCATGGAATATTATTGCGGCACCCGGTCCCGGACCATATAGATGAACGTGCAGCGTTTGATGCTATCAACACTGGGAAGGACGTAGACGGTATAACTACTATTACAAATCAGATACCCGATTGA
- a CDS encoding DUF3888 domain-containing protein, translating into MKRTVIISLTLILILLSPIQTNAEKSYYIPQEDSTELRLQDMLMNFINPYINDAIQGYYQHLLRELPLVYPYFVDMIESHRVNGFRGFILSITLDVTPVIGPHISVGKDRLTFEISAGPKAKLVNYTHLKTYELPTHWQDIIKKPKKY; encoded by the coding sequence ATGAAAAGGACCGTTATTATTTCTTTAACTTTGATATTGATTCTACTATCGCCTATACAAACTAACGCTGAAAAGAGTTACTACATACCTCAAGAAGACTCAACAGAGCTGAGGTTACAGGATATGCTTATGAATTTTATAAATCCATATATAAACGATGCTATTCAAGGTTATTATCAACATTTATTACGGGAACTACCACTGGTATATCCGTATTTCGTTGATATGATTGAATCTCACAGGGTAAATGGTTTTCGCGGTTTTATCTTATCAATTACGCTCGATGTGACACCAGTTATTGGTCCACATATTTCAGTTGGTAAAGACAGATTAACGTTTGAGATCTCAGCGGGTCCTAAGGCCAAACTGGTGAATTACACCCACTTAAAGACATATGAGCTACCCACGCATTGGCAGGACATCATCAAGAAGCCTAAGAAATATTGA